A window of Eubalaena glacialis isolate mEubGla1 chromosome 11, mEubGla1.1.hap2.+ XY, whole genome shotgun sequence genomic DNA:
CAGCAATCCTAAGTCAGACTCCCAGGAAGAAGGGTGGAGGGCTAGAGAGGGTCGGGGGAAGTGAGGGAGAGAAATTTGCTATCAGCAGAAGACTCCTCTGCCCCCCGAGACGGCACTGTCTCCGTGGCACCTCTCTTCTGATAAGCGGTCAAGCCAGGTGCTTGATTATATTCAGTCATTTCTCCCAGCTCTGTGGTTCCCCTTTGCCAGTTCCTCTGCACAGGAAGAATATTTGGCTCTGAGAAGGAGCCTTCCTGGAAGCTAGAGAGAGTCAGGGGATCAGAGTGGGGAGAACTAAGTGGAGACCAAAGACTGATGTCTACTGTGCCAGATCACACCTGGAAGAATCCATTGGCCCCTTTGGTCCAGAACTGACTCTCATATCCTCTAAATGGCCAAGTGTAATTGTAGTTTCTCTAATTGCATCCAAGATTAGAGATGAATAGCATATTTTCAGGCTGGGCAGCTGAAGGCTCTCCCAGGGGTCCTCTTCAGGATGACCAGCCAGTGTTACAGGGTGTTGGAGGAAAACAACAGAAGGAGTACTGTTTCTGTCCCCCCGTTTCTGCCGGTTACCATGTGGCCAGAAGCTAAGACAGGGGCATGCCCCAAAGCCACAGATGCTAAGGGGAAAAGGGACCCAAGTATGCCTGGTTTCCATCTTGTCAACATCGCTCTTCCTAGAGATATTACAAGTCCCAGACATGAAAAATCAGAGTCTTGAGGGAAGGTCAGATGGAAATCTCATCCATGTGACAGAAGATGGGCACGAATGGGTGGCACCGTTAGAATTTCGAAAATGTCACTCAGATGGAGAAACCTTGGATGCTGCAGGGGTCAAGTAACAAGATTGAGAGTCCAGGTGTGTGGTCCTGGCGCCAGCCACTGGGTGTAGGGGAGGGAGTCAGGAAGTCACCTGGAGCTGTGGGGTGCGAGTGGTGGAGAATGAGAAGGAGCCCTAAGGGATGGTTTGCTCAGTGTCTTCCTTCCGTGCAGGCCCGGCCTGCATCCATCAAACTTCAGTGAGCATCCTTTTCTCGGCATATGCCCGATGTGGAGTGGGAAGGTAGCTGGGCCTCCGCTCCCGAGTGGCCTCCGAGAACTCAGGTTTGCCAAGTCCACTGTCAGCTGCCTTCAGGTCCGGGGCCGGCTGCCCACAGGTGACGTGGGTATACTGGCCGTGCTCCTCGTGGTCCGTCTCCCGGTGGTAGAAGTAGTTGAAGTTGGAGACGATGACGGGCACAGGCAGGGCGATGGTGAGGACCCCGGCGATGGCACACAGCGAGCCCACGATCTTGCCCCCCACCGTCATGGGGTACATGTCCCCGTAACCTACCGTGGTCATGGTAACCACCGCCCACCAGAAGGCATCAGGGATGCTGGGAAAGAGCGAATCATCATCGTCGGCCTCTGCGAAGTAGACGGCGCTGGAGAAGAGGATGACCCcgatgaagaggaagaagatgagCAGACCCAGCTCCCGCATGGAGGCCTGCAGGGTCTTGCCCAGGATCTGAAGCCCCTTGGAGTGGCGGGACAGCTTGAAGATGCGGAACACCCGGACCAGGCGGATCACTCTGAGGATGGCCAGGGACATGGCCTGCTGCCCGTTCTGGCCGCCGCCTCCACTGGCTGACGGCTGCTCCTGCTGCTGTACCAGCTCGGTGCCCAGGGTGATGAAGTAGGGGAAGATGGCCACCAGGTCGATGATATTCATGATGTTGCGGAAGAAGGCCGGCTTGCTGGGGCAGGCGGAGAAGCGCACCAGCAGCTCGAAGGTGAACCAGACAATGCACAGCGTCTCCACCAGAAAAAAGGGGTCGGTGAAGAAGGAGCCCCCAAGAGTACTTAGTGGGGATGAACCCCCTGCCATCATTCCCCCGGGGGTGATGCCAGGATGAAATGTATAGGAATCGtcttcatcctcctcttcctcctgactGCCCCGGGACACTGGGGAGACACCACCACCATCGCTTCCGCCTCGACCATCTGCACGGAACTGCGGCAGCGTCTCCAGGCAAAAGATGACGATGGAGATGAGGATGACCAGGACCGAGACGATGGCGATGCCCCGGGCGGGCCCCGAGCTCTCCGGGTACTCGAAGAGCAGCCACACCTGGCGCTGGAAGGGCTGGGAGGGCAGTGGCTTCTCATCCACGCCACCCTCGGGCAGGCAGCCCTCGTCCTCGCGGAAGGCAGCCAGGGCCTCGTCCCCGAGCTGGTAGAAGCGGATCTCCTCCAGGAA
This region includes:
- the KCNA6 gene encoding potassium voltage-gated channel subfamily A member 6, giving the protein MRSEKSLTLAAPGEVRGPEGEQQDAGDFPEAGGGGGCCSSERLVINISGLRFETQLRTLSLFPDTLLGDPGRRVRFFDPLRNEYFFDRNRPSFDAILYYYQSGGRLRRPVNVPLDIFLEEIRFYQLGDEALAAFREDEGCLPEGGVDEKPLPSQPFQRQVWLLFEYPESSGPARGIAIVSVLVILISIVIFCLETLPQFRADGRGGSDGGGVSPVSRGSQEEEEDEDDSYTFHPGITPGGMMAGGSSPLSTLGGSFFTDPFFLVETLCIVWFTFELLVRFSACPSKPAFFRNIMNIIDLVAIFPYFITLGTELVQQQEQPSASGGGGQNGQQAMSLAILRVIRLVRVFRIFKLSRHSKGLQILGKTLQASMRELGLLIFFLFIGVILFSSAVYFAEADDDDSLFPSIPDAFWWAVVTMTTVGYGDMYPMTVGGKIVGSLCAIAGVLTIALPVPVIVSNFNYFYHRETDHEEHGQYTHVTCGQPAPDLKAADSGLGKPEFSEATRERRPSYLPTPHRAYAEKRMLTEV